The genomic interval CTCGCCCTGGCCGAGGTCGGCGGAATAGGCGATGACCTCGCAGCCGTACTCTTCCACCAGCCACTTGAGGATGATCGAGGTGTCAAGGCCCCCCGAGTAGGCCAGAACGACTTTGTTGACGCTTCCCTTCTTGGACATGAATGGAGTCTCCTGAGGTTGAAATGGGAAGGATGAAAAGCCAGAGCCTTCCTAGAGTTTGATCACCAGGGTGGCCGCCAGGCGGTCGTGCAGACCCTGTTTGCGACGGTCGAAGGCGACCATGAGAAAGCCGATACCGAGCAGCGCGCCGGAGATGAACTTGCCGATCACCTCGCGCACGAAAGCCCGTGGGTAGCCGACGGGCCGACCATCCTCCCGCACCACTTGGATGCGCAGAACCATCTTGCCCGGCGTCTGCCCGCAATAGCCGGTGAAAAACACCTTGTAGGTCTGCCACAGGGCGAAATTGAACAGGCCCAGGGTCAGGACCAGCAGGTGGGTGGTTTCCGGACCCGGCCCCAGGGCGGCGCGTCCCGCCCAGCCGAGCAGGCCGCCAAGCACCATCTGCACCAGGCTGACCAGAATAACATCAATCAGCGCGGCCGTGACCCGCAGCCAGAAGCCAGCGGGAAGTGCTGCGGCCGCTGACGTCAGCGATCCGTCCGGTAATGTTCTGACCTTAGCATATTCCGCCGAGGATTCCGGCGGCGCGGCGGGCTCGGTCGATCCGCCGGGTACCGGCACCGCGCCCGGATAGCGAAAGACCCGCGCGCAGCGTGGGCAGGTCACTCGTGCCGGGCCTTCGGGCAGGCGCTCCGGCGCGATCTCGCGGCTCAAGCCGCAGGTGGGGCAGGTCAGGATCATCCCATCAGCGTCGCGAGAATGGCTTTCTGCACATGCAGGCGGTTTTCCGCTTCGTCAAAGATGATGGAGTGCGGCCCCTCGATGACCTCGTCGGTGATCTCCTCGCCGCGATGCGCCGGCAGGCAGTGCATGACCAGGCAATCGGCGGCGGCGCTTTTCAGCAGATCGGCATTGATCTGGTAGCCCTGGAAAGCGATTTCGCGCTCTTTCTGCTCGGCTTCCTGTCCCATGCTCGCCCACACATCGGTGTTGAGCACCTGGGCGCCGCGCGCGGCCTCGGCGGGGCTGTCGGTGTAGCTGACGCGCGCCCCCAGCTTGCGCGCCCGTTCCATGACGACGGCGTCGGGGCGGTAATTTCCAGGCGTGGCGACGCGCAGCTCAAAGCCGAACACGGCGGCCGCGTTGATCCAGGAGTTGGCCATGTTGTTGCCGTCGCCGATCCAGCAGTATGTCAGATCGCGCCAGTTGGCGCGATGCTCGCTGACGGTGAAGAGATCGGCCATCACCTGGCAGGGATGGTAGAGGTCGGTGAGGCCGTTGACCACCGGCACACTGCTGCACGCGGCGAATTCTTCCACGGCCGCCTGGGAAAAGGTGCGGATCATCACCCCGTCGACATAGCGCGCCATGCAGCGCGCCGTGTCCTTGATGGGCTCGCCGCGTCCCATCTGGGTGTTGCCCGAGGACAGAAACAGGGCGTGCCCGCCCAACTGGAACATGCCGACCTCAAATGACACGCGGGTGCGCGTCGAACTCTTCTCGAAAATCATGCCCAGGGTCTTGCCCTTGAGCAGGCGATGCTCCTCGCCGCGCTTCTGCTTGGCCTTGAGCTCGCGGGTCAGATCAAAAATCGCTTCCAGCTCCTCGCGGCTCCAATCGGTCAAACACAAAAAGTCTTTTTTCACTACGAACTCCTCAAACTCTTTTGCACCGCAGAGGTCGCCGAGATCGCTGAGAATGCCGGTTGAATTTTTTCCCCTCGGCGTTCTCCGCGGTCTCTGCGGTGAAAGGTTTTTTTAGATGTCTTGCAGCACGCCATCGAGTATCGCCAGGGCCTCGTCGATTTCCTCGCGGGTGACGATGAGCGGCGGCAGAAAGCGCAGCACCTTGCCCATGGTGCAGTTGATGAGCAGGCCGCGGCTCAGGCATTTTTTCACGATGTCGCCGCCCTCGATGGCGAGTTCCATCCCATGGATGAGGCCGCGACCGCGCACCTCGACCACGAAGTCGTAGCGCTGCTTGAACTCTTCGAGGCGCTCGCGCAGATACGCGCCCATGGCGCGGCAGTTGTCGAGGATGCCGTCCTCCAGCAGGGTGCGCACGGCGGCGACGCCGGCGGCGGTCATCAGGGGATTGCCGCCGAAGGTCGAGCCGTGGGTGCCGGGACCCAGGGTCTCGACGTACTTTTCCCGGTAGACCATGGCGCCGATGGGCGGGCCGCCGGCCAGGGCCTTGGCCAGGGTCATGATGTCGGGCTCCACCTGCTCCTGCTCATAGGCGAAGAGCGTGCCGGTGCGACCGCAGCCGACCTGCACCTCGTCGAACACCAGAAGCAGGTCCTTTTCGTCGCACAGATCGCGCACCGCGCGCAGGTAACCGGGCGGCGGCACGTTGACCCCGCCTTCGCCCTGCACGGGTTCGAGCATCACCGCGCAGGTGTTGGGCGAGACGGCGGCGCGCAGGGCCTCCATGTCGCCGAAGGGCACGTACTTGAAGCCCGGCACCACCGGTTCGAAGCCGACCCGCACCTTGTCCTGGCCGGTGGCGGCGATGGTGCCGATGGTGCGCCCGTGAAAGGAGGCCAGGGCGGTAATCACCTCGAAGCGGTTTTCACCGTGGCGCTCGCGGCTGTACTTACGCACCAGCTTCATGGCCGCCTCGTTGGCCTCGGCGCCCGAGTTGCAGAAAAACACCCGGTCACCGAAGGAATGACGGCAGAGAATCTCGGCCAGCTCGATCTGGGTCGGGATGTGGAAATAATTGGAGACGTGCAGCAGGGTCGCTGCCTGTTCCTGCAAGGCCTTGACCACCTTGGGATGGCAATGGCCGAGGTTGTTCACCGCCACCCCGGCAAGAAAGTCCAGATATTCCTTGCCGTCCACGTCCCAGAGCCGACAGCCCGCGCCGCGCGCCGCCACCAGGGGATAGCGGCCGTAGGTCCGCGCGATATGCCGATCGGCGCGTTCGATCCAGTTTTCGGATATGCTCATTTCTTGAACCTCGCCACGGCGGTGCCGACACCCTTGTCGGTGAAGATTTCCAGCAGGCAGGCATGCTCCATGCGCCCGTCGATGATGTGGGTCTTGTGCACGCCTTCCTCCACGGCATCCACGCAGCAGTTGACCTTGGGGATCATGCCGCCGGTGATGGTGCCGTCGTTGATCAGATCGGGCACGCGCTCCACGTCGATGGTCGAAATGAGCCGTCCGTCCTTGTCCTTGACCCCTTCCACGTCGGTGAGCAGGATCAGCTTCTCGGCGCGCAGGGCGCCGGCGATGCGGCCCGCCACCAGATCGGCGTTGATGTTGTAGGTTTCACCGTTGAGGCCGACGCCGATGGGCGCGATCACGGGGATGAAGTGGCTTTTTTCCAGCGCTTCGATGATGGCCGGATTGACGCTTTCCACCTCGCCCACATGACCGATGTCGATGATCTCCGGGGTTAGGGTGTCGGGGTTGATCTGGGTCATCTCCATCTTGCGCGCGATGATCAGTCGCCCGTCCTTGCCCGTGAGGCCCACCGCCTTGCCGCCGTGGCGGTTGATGTTGTTGACGATCTCCTTGTTGACCTGGGCGCCGAGCACCATTTCCACCACATCCATGGTCTCGCGGTCGGTGACGCGCATGCCCTGCACGAAGCGCGATTCCTTGCCCAGTGCCTTGAGCAGCTTGCCGATCTGCGGCCCGCCGCCGTGCACCACCACCGGATTGAGGCCGATGAATTTCATCAGGATGATGTCCTGGGCGAAGCTCTCCTTGAGCCGCTCCTCCACCATGGCGTTGCCGCCGTACTTGATGACGATGGTGGCGCCGGAGAAGCGCTTGAGCCAGGGCAGGGCTTCGAGCAGAACGTTGGCTTTGGCGATGATTTCCTGCATGTTCGTGCGATCCGTGATTGATGGTTGGGATGTAGGGGCGACCCGGTGGGTCGCCCTGGGCGGATGCATGCGTCCTTAAACAGGGCGCAGCATGCTGCGCCCCTACAAGATGTATCGGGACAGATCCTCGTCCTTGACGATGTCGGCCAGTTTGTCGCGCACGTAGGCGGCGTCGATGCTTATCTGCTTGGCTCCCAGCTCCGGGGCGCGAAAGGAGAGATCCTCGAGCATCTTCTCCAAAATGGTGTGCAGACGCCGCGCGCCGATGTTCTCGGTGCGCTCGTTGACCAACTGCGCGGTGCGGGCGATTTCGCGCACCGCATCCTCGGTAAACGTCAGATCCACCCCTTCGGTGGCCAAAAGCGCCTTGTACTGGCGGGTCAGGGCGTTTTTCGGCTCGCTGAGAATGCGCACGAACTCGGCTTCGCCGAGGCTTTCGAGTTCCACGCGGATGGGAAAACGGCCCTGGAGTTCGGGGATCAGATCCGAGGGCTTGCTGATATGAAAGGCGCCCGCCGCGATGAACAGCACATGGTCGGTGCGCACCGGCCCGCACTTGGTGTTGACCGTGCTGCCCTCGACGATGGGCAGGATGTCGCGCTGCACCCCTTCGCGCGAAACGTCGGGCCCTCGGCCGTGCTCGGCGCTGGCGATCTTGTCGATTTCGTCGATGAAGATGATGCCGCTCTGCTCGACGCGTTCCTTGGCCAGGGCCTTGACCTTGTCCATGTCCACCAGGCGTTCGGCCTCGCTTTCGATGAGCAGCTCGCGTGCCTCGGCGACGCGCACCCGGCGGCGCTTGTTCTTTTTCGGGAAGAGATTGCCGAACATTTCCTTGAAGCTCGAGCCCAGCTCCTCCATGCCCTGGGGGGTAAAGACCTCCAGGGAAGGGGTCTTGCTCACCTGAATGTCGACCTCGACCAGGCGATCGTCGAGCTCGCCCATGCGCAGCTTGCGCCGCAGCTTGTCGCGGGTGGTCTCGCGCCCTTCGCTTTCGCTGATCTGCAAAGCCGCGCTCTCGCCGGGCAGCAGCAGGTCGAGAAGGCGCTCCTCGGCCATATCCTCGGCCTTGAGGCGCACTTTATCGGCTTCTTCCTCGCGCACCATGATGACGGCCAGATCGACCAGGTCGCGCACCATGCTCTCCACGTCGCGGCCGACATAGCCGACCTCGGTGAACTTGCTCGCCTCGACCTTGATGAAGGGTGCCTGGGCGAGCTTGGCCAGGCGCCGCGCGATTTCGGTCTTGCCCACGCCCGTGGGGCCGATCATGATGATGTTCTTCGGGGCGATTTCATCCCGCAGCTCGGCGTGCACCTGCTGGCGGCGCCAGCGGTTGCGCAGGGCGATGGCCACGGCGCGCTTGGCGGCGTTCTGCCCCACGATGTAGCGGTCGAGCTCGGAGACGATCTCCCGGGGGGTGAAGTTGTTCACGACAGGGTCTCCAGCTTGATCTGGTCGTTGGTGTAAATGCAGATGCCGGCGGCGATGCGCATGGCCTGCTCGGCGATCTCCCCGGCGCTCAGGGGCGAATGGGCCGCCAGGGCGCGCGCCGCGGCCAGGGCATAGGGGCCGCCCGAGCCGATGGCGGCGATGCCGTCGTCGGGCTCGATGACGTCGCCCGCGCCGGAAATCACCAGGGTCGCCTCGCGGTCGGCGACCACCAGCAGGGCTTCGAGGCGGCGCAGCACCCGGTCGGTGCGCCAATCCTTCGCCAGGGACACCGCCGCGCGGGTCAGGTTGCCGCGAAACTCCTGCAGTTTGCCCTCGAATTTCTCGAACAGGGTGAAGGCGTCGGCGGCACTGCCGGCAAAGCCGGCAAGGACCTTGCCGTCGTTCATGGTGCGGATTTTGCGCGCGGAATGCTTCATCACCGTGTTGCCGAAGGTCACCTGGCCGTCGCCGGCCAAGGCGACGATGCCGTCCTTGCGCACGCACAGGATGGTGGTGGCGTGGAACATGAATCCTCCCGGATGAAAAAAAGCGGCCCGGCCGCCGAAAAATATCGAGAATATAACACAGCGTCCTGAGGTTACAAAGGCAAAATGCGGCGGCAGGGCAATCAGCAGGGAAGGGTCAGGGTGACGGTGGTGCCGCGGCCGGGCTCGCTATCCAGGACCAGGCTGCCGCCCAGGTTCTGCACGAAGCCGCGAGCATAGAACAGGCCGAGACCGAAGCCCCGCACCTGCCCGGTGCGGGCGGGGTCGATCTGGTAAAACTTCTCGAAAACGCGCGGCAACTCTTCGGCGGCGATACCCACGCCCGTATCGCGCACCCGCAGGCGCAGGCCAAAGTCGCCGCGCTGCGCCGCCAGGCTGACGCGGCCGCCGCCGTTGGTGAATTTGATGGCGTTGTCGAGCAGCGCGAACAGGGCGAAGCTCAGCTGCTCGCGGTCGGTATGCAAAGAGCCGAGTTCCTCGGCGAGTTCCAGGTCCAGGGCGACGCCCTTGGCCTGGGCGCGCGGACGCAGAGTATCCAAAAGTTCGCGGCACAGCGCAGCCGCATCGACCTCGCTCAGGCGCGGCGGTCCCTCGCGCAGAAGCACCTGGCTGAAGGCGAGCAGATCCTGAATCAGGCTTTCCAGATAGGCTGATTCCTCGAGGATCATTTTCAGGGTGGTCTGAAAGGCGGGAGCCTGGGTATCGCCGATGCCCTGCGCCAGATTCTGGATGAACAGGGAAATGGCGGTGGTCGGGGTTTTGAGCTTGTGGGAGATGAGGCCGAGAAATTCGGTCTTGAGGCGATCCATGCGCTTCAAGGACACCAGTTCGGCGCGCAGGGCCTTTTTTTCCAGGACGCGGTTGATGGTGGTGCGCAGTTGCAGCAGGTTGATGGGTTTGCTGATGAAATCGTCGGCGGCGGCCTGCAGGGCCTGCAGGATGATCTCCTTGTCGGTGTAGCCGGTCATGATCACCACCGGCATGTCGGGCGCCTGCTCCTTGATGCGGCGCAGCAGATCGAGGCCGCTCATGGGCGTCATCATCACGTCGGTGAGGATGACGTCGACGGGTTCTTGCGCCCACAGGCTCAGGGCTTCCTCGCCGCCCGAGGCGTGCAGAACCCGGCAGTCCTTGAGGATCTTCGCGCAGAGATCGCGAATGATGGCCTCATCGTCGACCACCAGCACCGTGCGCCCCCGCAGTTCCTGGCGCAGGGCGGGTTCTTCGCGCATTTCAAGGCGCAATCAGTGCCCTCCGGGTGTTTACTTGAGCGGTGGCGTGAACAGCGCCAGCAGGGTCACGGGGGCGGCGCTGTCGTTTCTGAGTCCATGGGGAACCCCGGGCGGCGCCATGCCGCAGGAGCCGGCGGGAAAGGCGAGCCGCTCCTCGCCCATGGTGCACACGGCTTCGCCGGAGAGAATGTAGAAGGTCTCGCTCTGGCCCTCATGGGTATGGACGTAAATCTCGCCGCCGGGTTCGAGCCGCCCCAGATGCATGGACAGGGCGGGGTTGCCGGCGGCGGTGACGAGATCGCGCAGATGGTAGTTCTTGTGTTTCGGATGCAGGTATTCGGCCTGTTCGCTGTCCTTGAGGGTGATGCCCTTGAGGTTCATGGCGCGGTTGTCTCCTGAATCAGGGTTGAGCGGCTTTGGCCAGCATCTGGGTCAACAGGCTTTCCACCTGGGCCAGGGCGTGGTCGAGGTTCTCGGGGCGGCTGCCGCCGGCCTGGGCGAGGTCGGGGCGTCCCCCCCCGCCGCCGCCCACCAAGGCGGCCAGCTCCTTGATGATGGCGCCCGCCTGCAGGCAGGAGGTGAGATCCTTGCTCACCGCCACCAGTAGATTGGCCTTGCCCTCGCTTTCACTGCCCAGCACCACCACGCCGGAGCCCAAGCGCTCGCGCAACTGATCGGAAAATTCGCGCAGACCCTTGCCGTCGACGCCCTCGACGCGGGTGGCGAGATATCGCACTCCGGCCACTTCGCGGGCACGCTCCAGCAGTTCGCCGGACTTTCCGGCATTGAGCTTGCCGCGCAGGGACTCGACCTCGCGCTCCAACTCGCGCTGGCGTTCCAGAAGCTTTTGCAGGCGGTTTTCCAGTTGCTGGGGATCGCTTTTCACCAGCGCCGCCATGCGCTCCAGGGTGTCTTCCTGTTGCAAGACATATTCCACGGCCCGCTCGCCCGTGAGCGCCTCGATGCGCCGGACCCCGGCGGCGATGCCGGTTTCCTGAACAATCTTGAACAGTCCGATGTCGCCGGCGGCGCGGGCGTGGGTGCCACCGCACAGCTCCATGCTGAAATCGCCCAGGGCGATGACGCGCACCCGCTCGCCGTATTTTTCGCCGAACAGGGCGGTGGCGCCGGCGGCGATGGCCTCGGCCGCCGCCATTTCCCGGCTGTCGACGGCGGCGTTTTCGCGGATGCGGCGATTGACCTCGCGCTCCACGCGGGTGATGTCCTCGTCGCTCAGGGGCGAGAAGTGAGTGAAGTCAAAGCGCAGGCGCTCGGGCGTGACCAGGGAGCCGGCCTGCTTGACGTGGTCGCCGAGCACCTCGACCAGCACCGCCTGCAGAATGTGGGTGGCGGTGTGGTTGCGCGCCGTGGCCAGGCGCGCGGCCTCGTCCACCTGAAGTTCGACGGCCTCGCCCTCGCGCAGGATGCCCTGCAGGATCTCGGCCTGATGGACGATGATCTCGGGCAGGGGGCGCAGGGTGTCGTGGACCCGCAGGCGCGCGCCGTCGGCCAGAATCTCGCCGCGATCGCCCACCTGGCCGCCCGACTCGCCGTAAAAAGGCGTGGCCGAGGTCACCACCAGCACCTTTTCGCCCGCGCCGGCTTCGCCGACCCGCCCGCCGTCGCGCACCAGGGCGAGCACCGTGCCGTGATCCGAAAGGCGGCCGTAGCCGGTGAATTCGCAGCGGATGCCCGCCTCGGCCAACTGGCGCCAGATGGCATCCACCGTTTTTTCCCCGGAGCCCTTCCAGTGCTCGCGCGCCTTGCGCCTTTGCTTCTCCATGCACGCCTCGAAACCCGCCTCGTCAAGGCTGAAGCCGTCGGCAAGCACGATGTCGGCGGTGAGATCGACGGGAAAGCCGAAGGTGTCGTAGAGGCGAAAGACCACCGCCCCGGGAATCTGGGTGCGGCCCTCGCTCTTGAGGCGCGCCACTTCCTCGGTGAGAATGCGCAGGCCGTTGCCCAGGGTGTGGATGAAGCGTTCCTCCTCGTTGCGCGTGACCTTGGCGATGTAGGCGGCGCGCTCGCGCAGTTCGGGATAAGCCTCGCTCATCATCTCGATGACCTGCCCGGTGCTCTGGCAGAGCAGCGGCTCGTCGTAACCGAGCATCTTGGCGTGGCGCGCGGCGCGGCGCATGATGCGGCGCAGCACGTAGCCGCGCCCTTCGTTGCTGGGCAGCACGCCGTCGCCGATGAGAAAGGCGGTGGCGCGGCTGTGGTCGGCGATGACGCGCAGGGACACGTCGTCGTCGGGATCGGCGCCATAGCTCTTGCCGGTGATCTCGGCGACGAAATCGATGATGCCGCGCAGCAGATCGGTGTCGTAGTTGGACTTGACGCCCTGGATGACCGTGGCGATGCGCTCCAGACCCATGCCCGTGTCGACGGCGGGCTTGGGCAGGGGCGTCAGGGTGCCGTCGGCGGCGCGATCGAACTGCATGAACACGTTGTTCCAGATTTCCATGTAGCGGTCGCAGTCGCAGCCCACGGTGCACTCGGGCTTGCCGCAGCCGACCTCGGGGCCGTTGTCCCAGAAGATTTCCGTGCAGGGGCCGCAGGGGCCGGTATCGCCCATGCTCCAGAAATTGTCCTTTTCGCCGAAGCGGAAGATGCGCTCGCGCGGCACGCCTTGCTGCTCATGCCAGATGTCGGCTGCCTCGTCGTCGTCGGTGAAGACCGAGACATAGAGGCGGTTCTTGTCGAGACCCAGATCCTGGGTGAGAAATTCCCAGGCATAGGCGATGGCTTCCTGCTTGAAATAGTCGCCGAAGGAAAAGTTGCCGAGCATCTCGAAGAACGTGTGATGGCGCGCGGTGCGGCCGACGTTTTCCAGGTCGTTGTGCTTGCCGCCGGCGCGCACGCATTTCTGCGAGGAGGCGGCGCGCACGTAGTCGCGCTTTTCCCGGCCGAGAAAGCAGTCCTTGAACTGATTCATGCCGGCGTTGGTGAAGAGCAGCGTCGGATCGTTGTGGGGCACCAGGGACGAAGAGGGCACCAGGGTGTGGCCGCGGTCGGCGAAAAACTGAAGAAAGCGCGTGCGAAGTTCGTGTCCGGTCATCATGGTGAGCTAGAGATCCTTTTCTTCTCGAAATAGGGCGAAAATCTGTGCCGGGCTGAAACCGCGGCGTTGCAGAAAGGCGATAACCCGTCGTTTGTCGCGCGCCTCGGCACGGGCGTAGTCGAAATCGGGAAAGCGTCTCGCGAGCAGTTCGCGCAGCACCTGCTCGGGGGCCGCTTCGACCTCGGCGGCGCGCAGGGCCTCCTGCGCCAGTTCGGGGTCGATGCCGCGGCGGCGCAAATCAAGGCGGATGCGCGCGCCCGCCGCGCGGCCGTCGCGCAACAGGGCGCGGGCGCGCTCCAGGGCGTAGCGGCGGTCATCCACATAGCCCAACTCGCGGCAGCGCTCCAGAACCTCGGCGATGTCCGAGGCGGCGATGCCGCGACGCTCCAGGGCGGCGGCGAGCTCGGCCTGGCTGCGATCCCGCGCGGCGAGCAGGCGCAGCGCCAGGGCGAGGGGTTCAGAAGCGCTCAATGCTCGATTCGTCCGCCGGTTTGTTCGCGGCGGGCGGCGCCTCCTTGTCGAAGTCCTCCCAGGTCAGGTCCGAGGTGGAGCTGATCCCCGACATCTTGAGCTTGAAGTCGTCGGGGTTGGACGCCTGGCGCAGCGCCTCGTCGAAGGTGATGAGATTCTGCTTGAGCAGCGACATGAGTGATTGATCAAAAGTCTGCATCCCGTAGGACACATAGCCCTGCTGGATGGAATCGCGCAGCAGCTTGGTCTTGTCCTTGTCCTCCACCAGCTCGCGGGTGCGCGCGGTGGACACCAGCACCTCGACGGCCGGCACCCGGCCCTGACCGTCGGCGCGCGGCACCAGACGCTGGGAGACGACCCCGCGCAACACGCTGGCCAGCTGGATGCGGATCTGGCGCTGCTGGTAAGGGGGGAATACCGCGACGATGCGGTTGATGGTCTCGGGCGCGTCGATGGTGTGCAGGGTGGAGAGCACCAGGTGTCCGGTCTCGGCGGCGGTCAGGGCGGTCTCGATGGTTTCGTAGTCGCGCATCTCGCCGACCAGAATGACGTCCGGGTCCTGACGCAGGGCGCTTTTCAGGGCGACATCGAAGCCTTCGGTATCAAAGCCCACCTCGCGCTGATTGACGATGCTCTTCTTGTCGCGGTGGAGGTACTCGATGGGATCCTCGATGGTGACGATGTGGCAGGTGCGCTGGCTGTTGATATGATCAATCATCGCTGCCAGGGTGGTGGATTTGCCCGAGCCCGTGGCGCCGGTGACCAGCACCAGGCCGCGCTGCTCCATGGCGATTTTTTTCAGCACGTCGGGCAGCAGCAGTTCGTCGAGATTCTGCACCTTGAAGGGGATCACGCGAAACACCATGGACACCGAGCCGCGCTGGGAAAAAACGTTGACGCGAAAGCGCCCCAGCCCCGGCACGCCATAGGCGAGGTCGACCTCGTGGGTGTCGGCGAATTTCTTGCGCTGTGCCTCGTTCATCACGCCTTCGGCCATCTGCGCGATGGTCTCGGAGACCATGCGCGGCGCATTGGGCAGCGGGCGCAGGGCGCCGTCGATGCGGTAGACCGGCGGCAGGCCGGCCTTGATGTGGATATCGGAGGCGCGGGCGCGCAGGGCCAGCTTGAGAATGTCGTTGAGCTCCATGGGCGCTCCTCGGGATTAGCCCTCGTGGGTCGGAACAGCCGCGTTCTTGAGACCGAAGTGCTCGAGCAGACGTTGCTCGATGGCCTGGGCGGTTTCGGCGTGCTCCTTGAGGAAGGTCTTGGCGTTTTCCCGGCCCTGGCCGATGCGCTCGCCCTGGAAGGAGTACCAGGCGCCGCTTTTCTCGATGATATCGCAGGCGGCGCCGAGGTCGACGAGATCGCCGACGCGCGAAATCCCCTCGCCGTACATGATGTCGAACTCGGCCTCCTTGAAGGGCGGCGCGACCTTGTTCTTGACCACCTTGACGCGGGTGCGGCTGCCGATGACGTCCTGGCCCTGCTTGAGGGAGGCGATGCGGCGGATGTCGAGGCGCACCGAGGCGTAGAACTTGAGGGCGTTGCCGCCGGTGGTGGTTTCGGGGTTGCCGAACATGACGCCGATCTTCATGCGGATCTGGTTGATGAAGATCACGCAGCATTTGGATTTGCTGATGGTGGCGGTGAGCTTGCGCAGGGCCTGGGACATGAGCCGCGCCTGCAGGCCGACGTGGGCGTCGCCCATTTCGCCTTCGATCTCGGCGCGCGGCGTGAGCGCGGCCACCGAATCGACGACCAGCACGTCGATGGCGCCGCTGCGCACCAGGACTTCGGCGATTTCCAGGGCCTGCTCGCCGGTGTCGGGCTGGGAGACGAGCAGGTCCTCGGCCATGACGCCGAGCTTCTTGGCGTAGGTGATGTCGAGGGCGTGCTCGGCGTCGACGAAGGCGGCGATGCCGCCTTTTTTCTGGGCCTCGGCGATGATGTGCAGGGCCAGGGTGGTCTTGCCCGAGGATTCCGGGCCGAAAATCTCGATGATGCGCCCGCGCGGCACGCCGCCCACGCCCAGGGCGATGTCGAGGGACAGGGCGCCGGTGGAGATGGTCTCGACCTCGGGCAGGACGGCGTTTTCGCCGAGGCGCATGATGCTGCCCTTGCCGAATTGTTTTTCGATCTGGCTGAAGGCCAGATCGACGGCGCGGTTGCGGTTGTCGTCCGCCATGATGGGTAAAGCCTCCGAAAGGTTGTCGTTAGGAAAGTCAGGATGTCTTCACGTTGCCCAGCGTTGCCTGAAAGAGCGGTGTGTGAAGGGCGCCGGCCGCGCTCAGCCGGCTCTGGTAGCAGACCAGTTCCCCGATCTCCCAGGCGCCGCCCCGCCAGGATTGAAACGCGGCGAGGGGGGCCGGCGACCGGTGATGGCCCTCCTTGGCGCGACCCAGGGTCAGGTGCGGCTTGAAGGGTCGTCCCTCGCCGCCCAGGCCTCGCTCCCTGAGGCCCCGGTCGAGGCGCTGCTGCAAGGCGAGCAGAGGCGTTTCCGGGGAAAGAGCCAGCCAGAAAACCCGGGGACGGGCAAGGTTGGGAAAGGCGCCGAGGCCACCAATGTCCACCCTGAACGGCGCATGGAAATTCCCTACCGATAGCATAGTCTCCCGCACCTGATCAAGGCATTCTTCGGGCAGCTCGGCAAAGAAGCGCAGGGTCAGGTGCAACTGCTCGGACTTGACCCAGCGCACCTGCGGAAGCACCGCGCCGAGCTCGGTCTGCAGCCGCGCGACGCGTCGGCGCAGCGGCTCGGGCAAGGGCAGGGCGATGAAGGCGCGCAGGCTCACGGACCGGCCTCGGCGCCGCCGCTCAGGGCGGCGGGCAACAGCACATGGAAGGCGCTGCCACCGGCGGGCGGGCTTTCCACCCAGACCATGCCGCCGTGGGCCTCGATCATCCCCTTGACCAGGGTCAGACCCAGGCCCACGCCCTTGCCGCCGAAATCGGTGCGCGAGGAAAAGTGGGCATCGATGTCGCCGACCTCGTAAAACTTGTCGAAGATGCGCAGCTGCTCCTCGGGCGCGATGCCGATGCCGCTGTCGGCGACGGTGATCTGGATGAGCGGTCCGCCGAGGGTATCGGCGAAAAACGTCGGCGAAAACCGG from Geoalkalibacter sp. carries:
- the argB gene encoding acetylglutamate kinase; the protein is MQEIIAKANVLLEALPWLKRFSGATIVIKYGGNAMVEERLKESFAQDIILMKFIGLNPVVVHGGGPQIGKLLKALGKESRFVQGMRVTDRETMDVVEMVLGAQVNKEIVNNINRHGGKAVGLTGKDGRLIIARKMEMTQINPDTLTPEIIDIGHVGEVESVNPAIIEALEKSHFIPVIAPIGVGLNGETYNINADLVAGRIAGALRAEKLILLTDVEGVKDKDGRLISTIDVERVPDLINDGTITGGMIPKVNCCVDAVEEGVHKTHIIDGRMEHACLLEIFTDKGVGTAVARFKK
- a CDS encoding RDD family protein is translated as MILTCPTCGLSREIAPERLPEGPARVTCPRCARVFRYPGAVPVPGGSTEPAAPPESSAEYAKVRTLPDGSLTSAAAALPAGFWLRVTAALIDVILVSLVQMVLGGLLGWAGRAALGPGPETTHLLVLTLGLFNFALWQTYKVFFTGYCGQTPGKMVLRIQVVREDGRPVGYPRAFVREVIGKFISGALLGIGFLMVAFDRRKQGLHDRLAATLVIKL
- a CDS encoding argininosuccinate synthase domain-containing protein, which produces MSKKGSVNKVVLAYSGGLDTSIILKWLVEEYGCEVIAYSADLGQGE
- the hslU gene encoding ATP-dependent protease ATPase subunit HslU translates to MNNFTPREIVSELDRYIVGQNAAKRAVAIALRNRWRRQQVHAELRDEIAPKNIIMIGPTGVGKTEIARRLAKLAQAPFIKVEASKFTEVGYVGRDVESMVRDLVDLAVIMVREEEADKVRLKAEDMAEERLLDLLLPGESAALQISESEGRETTRDKLRRKLRMGELDDRLVEVDIQVSKTPSLEVFTPQGMEELGSSFKEMFGNLFPKKNKRRRVRVAEARELLIESEAERLVDMDKVKALAKERVEQSGIIFIDEIDKIASAEHGRGPDVSREGVQRDILPIVEGSTVNTKCGPVRTDHVLFIAAGAFHISKPSDLIPELQGRFPIRVELESLGEAEFVRILSEPKNALTRQYKALLATEGVDLTFTEDAVREIARTAQLVNERTENIGARRLHTILEKMLEDLSFRAPELGAKQISIDAAYVRDKLADIVKDEDLSRYIL
- the hslV gene encoding ATP-dependent protease subunit HslV — translated: MFHATTILCVRKDGIVALAGDGQVTFGNTVMKHSARKIRTMNDGKVLAGFAGSAADAFTLFEKFEGKLQEFRGNLTRAAVSLAKDWRTDRVLRRLEALLVVADREATLVISGAGDVIEPDDGIAAIGSGGPYALAAARALAAHSPLSAGEIAEQAMRIAAGICIYTNDQIKLETLS
- a CDS encoding acetylornithine transaminase, encoding MSISENWIERADRHIARTYGRYPLVAARGAGCRLWDVDGKEYLDFLAGVAVNNLGHCHPKVVKALQEQAATLLHVSNYFHIPTQIELAEILCRHSFGDRVFFCNSGAEANEAAMKLVRKYSRERHGENRFEVITALASFHGRTIGTIAATGQDKVRVGFEPVVPGFKYVPFGDMEALRAAVSPNTCAVMLEPVQGEGGVNVPPPGYLRAVRDLCDEKDLLLVFDEVQVGCGRTGTLFAYEQEQVEPDIMTLAKALAGGPPIGAMVYREKYVETLGPGTHGSTFGGNPLMTAAGVAAVRTLLEDGILDNCRAMGAYLRERLEEFKQRYDFVVEVRGRGLIHGMELAIEGGDIVKKCLSRGLLINCTMGKVLRFLPPLIVTREEIDEALAILDGVLQDI
- the argF gene encoding ornithine carbamoyltransferase yields the protein MKKDFLCLTDWSREELEAIFDLTRELKAKQKRGEEHRLLKGKTLGMIFEKSSTRTRVSFEVGMFQLGGHALFLSSGNTQMGRGEPIKDTARCMARYVDGVMIRTFSQAAVEEFAACSSVPVVNGLTDLYHPCQVMADLFTVSEHRANWRDLTYCWIGDGNNMANSWINAAAVFGFELRVATPGNYRPDAVVMERARKLGARVSYTDSPAEAARGAQVLNTDVWASMGQEAEQKEREIAFQGYQINADLLKSAAADCLVMHCLPAHRGEEITDEVIEGPHSIIFDEAENRLHVQKAILATLMG